A genomic segment from Blastococcus sp. PRF04-17 encodes:
- a CDS encoding arginine repressor produces the protein MTTSVTRSARQARIVALIESQPVTSQTQLAALLAESGVEVTQATLSRDLEELGAVKLRGSDGAPASYVLPPENAPLRPAQAAPARLIRLLADLLVHAEGSANLAVLRTPPGAAQFLASALDKVGLPEVLGTIAGDDTVLVISREPDGGPAVAERLRALAERTPAVYPELKSDLEES, from the coding sequence ATGACGACCTCGGTCACCCGGTCGGCCCGTCAGGCGCGCATCGTCGCCCTGATCGAGTCCCAGCCGGTCACGTCGCAGACGCAGCTGGCGGCGCTGCTCGCGGAGTCCGGTGTCGAGGTCACCCAGGCCACCCTGTCACGGGACCTGGAGGAGCTGGGTGCGGTGAAGCTGCGCGGCTCGGACGGCGCTCCGGCCTCCTACGTCCTGCCGCCCGAGAACGCGCCGCTGCGACCGGCCCAGGCCGCCCCGGCCCGGCTGATCCGGCTGCTGGCCGATCTGCTGGTCCATGCCGAGGGCAGCGCGAACCTCGCCGTGCTCCGGACCCCGCCCGGGGCGGCGCAGTTCCTCGCCTCGGCTCTGGACAAGGTCGGCCTCCCCGAGGTGCTCGGCACGATCGCCGGGGACGACACTGTCCTGGTCATCTCCCGCGAGCCGGACGGCGGACCGGCCGTGGCCGAGCGTCTGCGTGCGCTGGCCGAACGCACGCCGGCCGTGTACCCCGAGCTGAAGTCCGACCTGGAAGAGAGCTGA
- the argF gene encoding ornithine carbamoyltransferase, translating into MTRHFLKDDDLTPAEQAEVLALAATLKQTRHTAEAPMPLAGPRAVAVIFDKPSTRTRVSFSVGIAELGGYPLVIDAGSSQLGRGEPVEDTTRVLDRQAAAIVWRTFEQDRIEAMASVSRVPVVNALTDEYHPCQILADLQTVIERKGSLAGRSLTYLGDGANNMAHSYLLGGATAGMHVRIGSPEEFQPDPAVLKRSAEIAAETGGSVLWTADPQAAADGADVLATDTWVSMGQEGEYDARIAPFLPYAVDEQALGLAADDAVVLHCLPAYRGKEIAAEVIDGPQSAVWDEAENRLHAQKALLVWLLERA; encoded by the coding sequence GTGACCCGGCACTTCCTCAAGGACGACGACCTGACGCCGGCCGAGCAGGCCGAGGTGCTGGCCCTCGCGGCCACCCTCAAGCAGACCCGGCACACCGCCGAGGCGCCCATGCCCTTGGCGGGGCCCCGGGCCGTCGCGGTGATCTTCGACAAGCCCTCGACGCGCACGCGGGTGTCGTTCTCCGTCGGCATCGCCGAGCTCGGCGGCTACCCGCTGGTGATCGACGCCGGCAGCAGTCAGCTGGGCCGCGGCGAACCGGTCGAGGACACCACCCGGGTGCTCGACCGGCAGGCCGCCGCGATTGTCTGGCGCACCTTCGAGCAGGACCGCATCGAGGCCATGGCGTCGGTGAGCCGGGTGCCCGTGGTCAACGCGCTCACCGACGAGTACCACCCCTGCCAGATCCTGGCCGACCTGCAGACGGTGATCGAGCGCAAGGGCTCGCTGGCCGGTCGCTCGCTGACCTACCTCGGCGACGGTGCCAACAACATGGCGCACTCCTACCTGCTGGGCGGTGCGACGGCGGGCATGCACGTGCGGATCGGCTCGCCGGAGGAGTTCCAGCCCGACCCCGCCGTGCTGAAGCGGTCGGCCGAGATCGCCGCCGAGACCGGTGGCTCGGTCCTCTGGACGGCGGACCCGCAAGCCGCCGCCGACGGGGCCGACGTCCTGGCGACCGACACCTGGGTGTCGATGGGGCAGGAGGGCGAGTACGACGCCCGGATCGCACCCTTCCTGCCCTACGCGGTCGACGAGCAGGCGCTGGGCCTGGCGGCCGACGACGCCGTCGTCCTGCACTGCCTGCCCGCCTACCGCGGCAAGGAGATCGCCGCCGAGGTGATCGACGGGCCGCAGTCGGCCGTCTGGGACGAGGCGGAGAACCGGCTGCACGCCCAGAAGGCCCTCCTCGTCTGGCTCCTGGAGCGCGCATGA